A portion of the Flavobacterium limnophilum genome contains these proteins:
- a CDS encoding DUF7619 domain-containing protein, which translates to MKKYYFLLLICFSLTQTSAQIVNFPDANFKKKLLEAGVTNTIAKDLNNNYCKIDVNNDKEIQITEAENISWLTLGNSLISDLVGIENFTQLNYLDLSNQGAAVYNNIKSLNISSLTKLEYLNCKSNSLKTLDFTACKDLKYLNCSNNNIGSLDLRGFTKLENIESDSAYLTFLNVDGLVSLKTLLASGNQFTTLDLTTCKNLEEVVMHSGGLITLDASGLAKLKKMNVYNNKLTSLKLTGCTSLSHLDAWINKLTTLDASDLKSLTYLDVNYNELQTLNIQNSNSLENISCNNNKLEVLDVNEFTNLKSLACSYNKLTSIEVDKLKKLEWLIISFNQIETLDISSCPLLSSLHLNNNNLKFVNIKNGIKKLNYQYYANDNLKYICCDEEEIDYLFPNYPVQFGIPYSFSLNTYCSFTPGGIYYTIKGVSTFDNDNNGCNSNDSKYANLNFSITNGTQKGNFISDASGNYTIPVGEGTHTITPILENPNYFTVSPSSISVTFPTQTSPFIQNFCITPNGIHNDLEVTLLPNIPARPGFDASYEIVYKNKGNQVQSGSVILNFNDAVLDYVSAIPVINNQVTDKLTWDYINLQPLETRKITVTLNVNSPMETPAVNIGDRLSFNALINPVSSDEKPVDNSSALRQSVVGSFDPNDKTCLEGDVITPDLIGEYVHYLIRFENTGTYPAQNIVVKDLIDLSKFDISTLVPTKASHSFVTKISNGNKVEFIFENINLPFEDAMNDGFIAFKIKTLPTLVVGDSFENEANIYFDYNFPVLTNKAKSTFKTLGTPDFEFRDYFSVYPNPVNDVLNIGYKSAIEVKSIAVYNILGQIVIAVPNVSTISNIDVSKLVAGNYFLKMNTNKGSSTEMFIKQ; encoded by the coding sequence ATGAAGAAGTATTATTTTTTGCTACTTATCTGTTTTTCATTGACACAAACGAGTGCTCAAATTGTTAATTTTCCAGATGCTAATTTTAAAAAGAAACTATTAGAAGCGGGTGTTACAAACACTATTGCAAAAGATTTAAACAATAATTACTGCAAAATAGATGTAAATAATGATAAAGAAATACAAATAACAGAAGCTGAAAATATAAGTTGGTTAACCTTGGGTAATTCTCTAATTTCTGACTTAGTAGGAATAGAAAACTTTACACAATTAAACTATCTGGATTTGAGTAATCAAGGTGCTGCTGTGTATAATAATATAAAATCTCTAAATATTAGCTCACTCACCAAACTTGAATATTTAAATTGCAAATCAAATAGTCTAAAAACTTTAGATTTTACAGCTTGTAAAGATCTTAAATACTTAAACTGTAGCAATAATAATATTGGTTCTTTAGATTTAAGAGGCTTTACAAAATTAGAAAATATCGAATCTGATAGCGCTTATTTAACTTTTTTGAATGTAGATGGATTAGTAAGTTTAAAGACATTATTGGCGAGTGGTAATCAATTCACAACTTTAGATTTAACTACTTGTAAAAATTTAGAAGAGGTCGTTATGCATAGTGGAGGATTGATAACTCTGGATGCAAGTGGTTTAGCAAAACTCAAAAAAATGAATGTTTATAATAATAAATTAACATCATTAAAATTGACTGGCTGTACAAGTTTATCCCATTTAGACGCATGGATTAATAAATTAACTACATTAGACGCTTCAGATTTAAAAAGTCTCACATATTTAGATGTAAATTACAATGAATTACAAACTCTTAATATTCAAAATTCAAACAGTTTAGAAAATATAAGTTGTAATAATAATAAATTAGAAGTTTTAGATGTAAATGAATTTACTAATCTCAAAAGCCTGGCATGTTCTTACAATAAATTAACTTCTATAGAAGTCGATAAATTAAAGAAACTTGAATGGCTTATAATTAGTTTTAATCAAATAGAAACTTTAGATATTAGCTCATGTCCTTTATTGTCAAGTTTACATCTTAATAATAACAATCTAAAATTTGTTAATATAAAAAACGGAATCAAGAAATTAAATTATCAATATTATGCCAATGATAATTTAAAATATATTTGTTGTGATGAGGAAGAAATCGATTATTTATTTCCAAATTATCCAGTACAATTTGGTATCCCATATTCTTTTTCTTTAAATACATATTGTTCATTTACACCTGGAGGCATCTATTACACAATTAAAGGAGTAAGTACTTTTGACAATGATAATAATGGTTGTAATTCTAATGATTCAAAATATGCTAATTTAAATTTTTCAATTACAAACGGTACACAAAAAGGTAATTTCATATCTGATGCTTCAGGAAATTATACTATTCCTGTTGGTGAAGGAACTCATACCATTACTCCAATTTTAGAGAATCCCAATTATTTCACAGTTTCTCCATCTTCAATAAGTGTAACTTTTCCAACTCAAACCAGTCCGTTTATTCAAAATTTTTGCATTACTCCAAATGGTATTCATAATGATTTAGAAGTAACTCTTTTACCCAACATTCCAGCAAGACCAGGATTTGATGCCTCATATGAAATTGTTTATAAAAACAAAGGAAATCAAGTTCAATCAGGCTCAGTGATTTTGAACTTTAACGATGCTGTCTTGGATTATGTTTCGGCAATTCCTGTAATTAACAATCAAGTAACTGATAAATTGACTTGGGATTATATCAATTTGCAACCACTTGAAACTCGTAAAATAACAGTTACACTAAATGTCAATTCTCCAATGGAAACTCCTGCAGTTAATATTGGCGACCGTTTGAGTTTTAATGCTTTGATAAATCCTGTCTCTAGTGATGAAAAACCCGTTGACAATTCCTCGGCTTTGCGCCAAAGTGTAGTAGGTTCATTTGATCCTAATGATAAAACCTGTTTAGAAGGCGATGTTATTACGCCAGATTTGATTGGCGAGTATGTTCATTATTTGATCCGTTTTGAGAATACAGGAACCTATCCCGCCCAGAATATTGTCGTAAAAGACTTGATAGATTTGTCTAAATTTGATATTTCAACTTTGGTTCCAACCAAAGCGAGCCATTCGTTTGTGACCAAAATATCCAATGGAAACAAAGTAGAATTTATCTTCGAAAATATTAACCTTCCCTTTGAAGATGCAATGAATGATGGTTTTATCGCCTTTAAAATAAAAACCTTGCCAACGCTTGTTGTTGGAGATTCGTTTGAAAACGAGGCCAATATTTATTTTGATTATAATTTTCCTGTACTGACCAATAAAGCTAAATCTACCTTCAAGACTTTGGGGACACCAGATTTTGAATTTAGAGATTATTTTAGTGTGTATCCTAATCCAGTAAATGATGTTTTAAACATTGGATATAAAAGCGCAATAGAAGTTAAGTCCATAGCAGTTTACAATATTTTAGGACAAATAGTTATTGCTGTTCCGAATGTGTCAACTATTTCAAATATTGATGTTTCTAAATTGGTTGCTGGAAATTATTTCTTAAAAATGAATACTAATAAAGGATCTTCGACTGAGATGTTTATCAAACAATGA
- the fabG gene encoding 3-oxoacyl-[acyl-carrier-protein] reductase, with protein MKLLEGKVAIITGASRGIGRGIAEVFAKHGANVAFTYSSSVESAQALENELNAIGIKAKGYQSNAADFNEAQIFVDAVLAEFGTVDILINNAGITKDNLLMRMSEADFDQVINVNLKSVFNMTKAIQKTFLKQRAGSIINISSVVGVSGNAGQTNYAASKAGAIGFTKSVALELGSRNIRCNAIAPGFIETEMTAKLSEDVVKGWREGIPLKRGGTTEDVANACLFLASDMSAYITGQVLNVCGGMLT; from the coding sequence ATGAAATTACTCGAAGGAAAAGTAGCCATCATCACAGGCGCAAGTCGCGGAATCGGGAGAGGAATCGCAGAAGTTTTTGCAAAACACGGTGCAAACGTGGCATTTACCTACAGTTCTTCTGTAGAATCTGCACAAGCTTTAGAAAATGAATTGAATGCAATAGGCATTAAAGCCAAAGGATACCAATCCAATGCTGCCGATTTCAACGAAGCGCAAATCTTCGTGGATGCTGTTTTGGCCGAATTTGGAACGGTAGATATTTTAATCAACAACGCTGGTATTACCAAAGACAATTTGTTGATGCGTATGTCGGAAGCCGATTTTGACCAAGTAATCAACGTAAACTTGAAATCGGTTTTCAATATGACGAAAGCCATTCAGAAAACGTTCTTGAAACAACGCGCTGGTTCTATTATCAATATTAGTTCGGTAGTTGGAGTTTCTGGAAACGCAGGACAAACTAATTATGCGGCTTCTAAAGCAGGTGCAATCGGGTTTACAAAATCAGTAGCCTTGGAATTGGGTTCAAGAAATATTCGTTGCAACGCTATTGCTCCAGGATTTATCGAAACTGAAATGACAGCCAAATTGAGTGAAGATGTAGTAAAAGGTTGGAGAGAAGGTATTCCGTTAAAACGTGGTGGAACTACCGAAGATGTTGCCAACGCTTGTCTTTTCTTAGCTTCAGATATGAGTGCTTATATTACAGGACAAGTTTTGAATGTTTGCGGAGGAATGCTAACCTAA
- a CDS encoding LysR family transcriptional regulator, with the protein MDFRLKVFFTVANRLSFTKAAKELFITQPAISKHIHELEEQYKIKFFERNGSKISLTNAGELLLKHTKNIFEVYREIDFDMSALINQQRGLLRLGASTTISQYIIPPLLARFHQKLQEIKVNLLNGNTEQIEKALLNKEIEIGIVEGQSKNQSIKYTEFLKDELVLVCNSKNPLISKEQVNQEDLKSMRFVMREQGSGTLEVIEYALKPFEINLSQLTIEMQLGSTESIKSYLMNSDCVAFISIHAIEKELKNNELVILDIDNLVIERFFYIITLQGKADALSELFIKNIGNYYNLKL; encoded by the coding sequence ATGGATTTTAGACTAAAAGTATTCTTTACGGTTGCCAATAGATTGAGTTTTACAAAAGCTGCAAAGGAATTGTTCATTACACAACCGGCTATTTCTAAGCACATTCATGAATTGGAAGAACAATATAAAATTAAATTTTTTGAAAGAAACGGTTCTAAAATTTCTCTTACCAATGCTGGTGAATTATTGTTAAAACACACCAAAAACATATTTGAAGTTTATCGGGAAATTGATTTCGATATGAGCGCCTTGATAAATCAGCAGCGAGGATTGCTTCGATTGGGAGCAAGTACAACCATTTCACAATACATAATCCCACCTCTTTTGGCTCGTTTTCATCAAAAATTACAGGAAATAAAGGTCAATTTACTGAACGGAAATACCGAGCAAATAGAAAAAGCTTTGTTGAATAAAGAAATTGAAATTGGCATTGTCGAAGGCCAGTCTAAAAATCAATCCATTAAATACACCGAGTTTTTAAAAGACGAATTAGTTTTGGTTTGCAATAGTAAAAATCCACTAATTAGCAAAGAACAAGTCAATCAAGAGGATTTAAAATCGATGCGATTTGTAATGCGAGAGCAAGGATCTGGAACACTTGAAGTAATTGAATATGCATTAAAGCCTTTTGAAATTAATCTTTCGCAATTAACAATTGAAATGCAATTGGGAAGTACCGAAAGTATAAAATCGTATTTGATGAATTCCGACTGTGTTGCTTTTATTTCGATACACGCCATAGAAAAAGAGCTAAAAAATAACGAATTGGTCATTCTTGATATTGATAATTTGGTCATTGAACGATTTTTTTACATTATCACTTTGCAAGGAAAAGCAGATGCTCTTTCGGAATTGTTTATAAAAAATATTGGTAATTATTATAATTTAAAGTTATAG
- a CDS encoding YeiH family protein: MQKNALLFFKINSRLQQIIFVVLILFCLTSFVSPPIALLSGLIVANFSGHPFLGLNHKATNILLQVSVVGLGFGMNVTSAFSAGKEGFFFTIASILSTLILGIFLGKWFNIERKTSHLISCGTAICGGSAIAAIAPVIKSDEKQTSVALGVIFILNSVALFLFPAVGNWLGLSQKEFGLWCAIAIHDTSSVVGAANKFGSEALQIATTIKLARALWIIPVALVTAVIFKNKTSGIKIPYFIGLFIVAMIMNTYVSKIAIIAPYLVSIAKIGLTLTLFLIGAGLNRNLLKSVGIKPLLQGVLLWIFIAVASLLAIIYFN, encoded by the coding sequence ATTCAAAAAAACGCTCTACTTTTTTTTAAAATAAATTCAAGACTCCAACAAATTATTTTTGTTGTATTGATTTTGTTTTGTTTGACTTCCTTTGTTTCTCCGCCAATTGCCTTGCTGTCAGGATTAATCGTGGCTAATTTTTCTGGTCATCCTTTTTTGGGCCTCAACCATAAAGCAACAAATATTCTATTGCAGGTTTCCGTAGTAGGTTTGGGCTTTGGGATGAATGTGACCAGCGCTTTTTCAGCTGGAAAAGAAGGTTTTTTCTTTACGATTGCGTCTATTTTAAGCACCTTGATTTTGGGAATATTTTTAGGGAAATGGTTCAATATCGAGAGAAAAACTTCCCATTTAATTTCTTGTGGAACTGCAATTTGTGGAGGAAGTGCGATTGCTGCCATTGCACCGGTAATAAAATCTGACGAAAAGCAAACTTCAGTGGCTTTAGGAGTAATCTTTATTTTGAATTCGGTGGCTTTATTTTTATTCCCTGCCGTTGGAAATTGGCTGGGATTATCTCAAAAAGAGTTTGGATTATGGTGTGCCATTGCTATTCACGACACTAGTTCCGTGGTGGGTGCGGCAAATAAATTTGGCTCTGAAGCATTGCAAATAGCCACGACCATAAAATTAGCGAGAGCTTTATGGATTATTCCGGTGGCTTTAGTTACGGCTGTTATATTCAAAAATAAAACAAGCGGAATTAAAATACCCTATTTTATTGGGTTATTTATTGTTGCAATGATAATGAATACTTATGTTTCAAAAATAGCGATAATTGCTCCTTATTTGGTTTCAATTGCCAAAATTGGACTTACATTGACTTTGTTTTTGATTGGAGCAGGTTTGAATAGAAACCTACTAAAATCAGTAGGAATAAAACCTTTACTTCAAGGAGTTTTACTTTGGATATTTATAGCGGTTGCATCTCTGTTGGCTATTATTTATTTCAATTAG
- a CDS encoding YoaK family protein, producing MFRHKGKNRTFAHNLRLATLLSFVAGLVNITGLLALKTLTTNVTGHFAFFAEEMMKHDYAAAITFLVFTLFFLLGSFLSSFLEELISIRNPQLSHIFPITLEMFILIFVGVFGTSSGLFAFEGKLTAFFLLFAMGIQNSLVTNISRSTVRTTHLTGLFTDLGIELSQLFFYKKPEETKKLKTSIYLRLSIITFFFIGCFSGGIIYQVLEIKTLFIAAFFLLIAQWYDFFRLKFHLIKRKMGN from the coding sequence ATGTTTCGTCACAAAGGAAAAAACAGAACTTTTGCACATAATTTGAGATTGGCCACCTTGCTGTCATTTGTTGCAGGATTAGTCAATATTACCGGACTTTTAGCATTAAAAACCTTGACTACAAACGTAACCGGTCATTTTGCTTTTTTTGCCGAAGAAATGATGAAACACGATTATGCCGCAGCAATAACCTTTCTTGTTTTTACTCTTTTCTTTTTGCTGGGTTCGTTTCTGTCGAGTTTTTTGGAGGAATTAATTTCGATAAGAAATCCGCAACTCTCCCATATATTTCCCATTACGCTAGAAATGTTTATCCTGATTTTTGTTGGTGTTTTTGGAACAAGTTCGGGTTTATTCGCTTTTGAAGGAAAATTAACAGCTTTCTTTCTGCTTTTTGCCATGGGAATCCAAAACTCATTGGTGACAAACATTTCAAGATCAACCGTTCGAACAACCCATTTGACAGGACTTTTTACGGATTTGGGAATAGAATTGTCGCAGTTGTTTTTTTACAAGAAACCCGAGGAAACAAAAAAATTGAAAACCAGTATCTATTTGCGATTATCCATCATTACCTTCTTTTTTATTGGCTGTTTTTCAGGAGGAATTATCTATCAGGTTCTCGAAATAAAAACTCTTTTTATAGCTGCATTTTTTCTTTTGATTGCACAATGGTATGATTTTTTTCGTCTAAAATTCCATTTGATAAAAAGAAAAATGGGCAATTAA
- a CDS encoding thioredoxin family protein: protein MKKMLAIMALFMATLGYSQNWKTNFEEAKLEATKENKNILLVFSGSDWCAPCIKLDNVVWKSEAFKAETEKYWVIYKADFPKKKANQLSPELTETNKKLAEKYNRNGSFPLVILLDKTGKVIGMTGFKNISAAEYIQLIHSLEK from the coding sequence ATGAAAAAAATGTTGGCTATTATGGCACTTTTTATGGCTACATTGGGGTATTCCCAAAACTGGAAGACCAACTTTGAAGAGGCTAAATTGGAAGCTACAAAGGAAAACAAGAACATTCTTCTGGTCTTTTCGGGCTCTGATTGGTGTGCGCCTTGCATAAAATTAGACAATGTGGTCTGGAAATCGGAAGCATTCAAAGCAGAAACCGAGAAATACTGGGTAATTTATAAAGCCGATTTTCCGAAGAAAAAAGCGAATCAATTGTCTCCGGAACTTACGGAAACCAATAAAAAATTGGCCGAAAAATACAACCGAAATGGTAGTTTTCCTTTGGTAATTCTTTTGGACAAAACGGGTAAAGTAATCGGAATGACAGGTTTCAAGAACATTTCGGCTGCTGAATATATTCAACTTATTCATTCATTGGAGAAATAA
- a CDS encoding FAD:protein FMN transferase → MKKTITLFFLCLTFVSFGQIMHKRKLSMLGSPFEMTVVAKDTIQGNEFIDLAVAEVKRVEYLISDWIPTTQISQVNKNAGIKPVKVDKEVFDLVSRAIKVSQITSGAFDISYASMDRIWKFDGSMKAMPTEEAIKKSVSKIGYKNIILDPKEQTIFLKNEGMKLGLGGIGQGYIADKVKELLFSKGCVSGIVNVSGDINAWGKQPDDKPWTVGIVNPLNKNKIFATFPLENSAVETSGSYEKFVVFNGIRYSHIIDPRTGYPAQGVVSVSVFAKQTEIADALATGIFVLGIEVGIDLVNQLKGIECIIVDDKGKIHSSKGIDIKKFE, encoded by the coding sequence ATGAAAAAAACAATAACCCTATTTTTTTTATGCCTGACGTTTGTCTCTTTTGGACAAATTATGCACAAGAGAAAGTTGTCTATGTTGGGCAGTCCATTCGAAATGACAGTTGTTGCCAAAGACACTATTCAAGGAAATGAATTTATCGATTTGGCCGTGGCCGAAGTAAAACGTGTTGAATATTTAATTTCCGATTGGATTCCGACTACTCAAATATCGCAGGTCAATAAAAATGCGGGAATCAAACCCGTTAAAGTAGATAAAGAAGTATTTGATTTAGTAAGTCGAGCTATTAAAGTGTCACAAATTACATCGGGTGCCTTTGATATTTCGTATGCATCGATGGATAGAATTTGGAAATTCGACGGAAGTATGAAAGCAATGCCAACCGAAGAAGCCATAAAAAAATCAGTTTCCAAAATTGGATACAAAAACATTATTCTCGATCCTAAAGAACAAACAATTTTCCTTAAAAACGAAGGAATGAAGTTGGGACTTGGTGGCATCGGACAAGGTTATATTGCCGATAAAGTCAAAGAACTGCTTTTTTCCAAAGGATGTGTTTCCGGGATTGTCAATGTTTCGGGAGACATCAACGCTTGGGGAAAGCAACCTGATGACAAGCCTTGGACTGTGGGAATCGTGAATCCATTGAACAAGAATAAAATTTTTGCCACTTTTCCGCTCGAAAACAGTGCCGTGGAAACTTCGGGGAGCTACGAAAAATTTGTGGTTTTTAATGGCATCCGATATTCCCACATTATAGATCCACGAACAGGATATCCAGCCCAAGGCGTGGTCAGCGTTTCCGTTTTTGCAAAACAAACCGAAATTGCAGACGCATTGGCAACCGGAATTTTTGTATTGGGAATAGAAGTAGGGATAGATTTAGTAAACCAATTAAAAGGAATCGAATGTATTATTGTGGATGACAAGGGCAAAATTCATTCGTCAAAAGGAATAGACATCAAAAAATTTGAATAA
- a CDS encoding DUF4266 domain-containing protein, translating to MIQKIILGLLLVFVFQSCNTVKEYEKVAINDADMKLSARTSERYETTFQVYREAAAGANGGKSGGGCGCN from the coding sequence ATGATACAGAAAATAATTTTGGGATTACTGCTGGTTTTTGTGTTTCAATCCTGTAACACCGTAAAAGAATATGAAAAAGTAGCCATAAACGATGCCGACATGAAGCTTTCGGCCAGAACTTCGGAGCGGTATGAAACTACTTTTCAGGTTTATAGAGAAGCCGCGGCTGGAGCCAATGGAGGAAAATCAGGCGGTGGTTGCGGTTGCAACTAA
- a CDS encoding DUF3570 domain-containing protein has translation MKIKIMSLFLLLGLKAFSQEVADGTEFKKRVLESTEVDFLLSYYNQDGSKSAVSGGIGSEKLTDIATNIVIAMPLNDDSILTVDLGISAYSSASSSNINPFNATGASGGGDDDDHDDRVGAFAAAPATAPYGTPWQASSGASKNDELSSVTVNYAHSSDSRNFIWNADVSFSNEYDYTSVGFGGGIAQLFNDKNTEISLKANVYLDQWRPIYPTELHEYSKYGSDFLNQGYFAGVSVLDQNGQATGDYLPSAFETIASVNRNSYSASVGLSQVLSKKLQVSVFFDVLQQQGLLSTPYHRIYFADKANYYIGQAEYIPNYESESNAGVYKLADDIERLPDSRFKLPIGARLNYYINERFVLRTYYRYYSDNWDIQSHTANIELPIKVSDRFTVFPMYRFYTQTQSKYFAPYETHLSTEKYYTSDPDLATFDSNQYGFGVNYTDIFTGAKIWKFGLKHVDFRFNHYQRSDNLTANIATIGFKFVMQ, from the coding sequence ATGAAAATAAAAATTATGTCTCTTTTTTTACTACTTGGATTGAAAGCCTTTTCCCAAGAGGTTGCTGATGGTACCGAGTTCAAAAAAAGAGTTTTAGAAAGTACCGAAGTTGATTTTTTGCTGAGTTATTACAATCAAGATGGCTCGAAATCGGCGGTTTCAGGAGGAATTGGTTCTGAAAAATTAACAGACATTGCCACAAATATCGTGATAGCAATGCCTTTGAACGATGACTCCATTTTAACGGTTGACTTGGGGATTTCAGCTTATTCATCGGCTTCATCCAGCAATATCAATCCTTTCAATGCCACAGGAGCTTCTGGTGGTGGCGATGATGATGACCACGATGATAGAGTTGGGGCATTTGCGGCAGCTCCAGCAACTGCGCCTTACGGCACACCTTGGCAAGCCTCGTCCGGTGCGTCAAAAAATGATGAACTGTCATCAGTAACCGTAAATTATGCACATAGCAGTGATTCCCGTAATTTTATTTGGAATGCCGATGTTTCTTTCTCTAATGAATACGATTATACTTCCGTAGGTTTTGGAGGTGGAATTGCCCAACTTTTTAACGATAAAAACACGGAAATTAGTCTCAAAGCCAATGTTTATTTGGATCAATGGAGACCTATTTACCCAACGGAACTGCACGAATATTCTAAATATGGATCCGATTTCTTGAATCAAGGTTATTTTGCCGGAGTGTCGGTCTTGGATCAAAACGGACAAGCAACAGGAGATTATTTGCCCTCGGCTTTTGAAACCATAGCTTCCGTGAATAGAAATTCCTATTCCGCCTCGGTTGGATTGTCGCAAGTGCTTTCCAAAAAACTGCAGGTTTCCGTTTTCTTTGACGTTTTGCAACAGCAAGGATTATTATCGACTCCGTATCACCGAATTTATTTTGCCGACAAAGCCAATTATTACATTGGTCAAGCGGAATATATCCCCAATTACGAAAGCGAAAGCAATGCGGGAGTTTATAAATTGGCCGATGATATCGAAAGATTGCCCGACAGTCGATTCAAATTACCCATTGGAGCCCGATTAAATTATTACATCAACGAACGATTTGTTTTGAGGACTTATTACCGCTATTACTCGGATAATTGGGATATTCAATCACACACCGCCAATATCGAGTTGCCTATTAAAGTATCCGATCGCTTTACCGTTTTCCCGATGTATCGTTTTTATACCCAAACCCAATCGAAATATTTTGCTCCTTACGAAACGCATTTATCAACCGAAAAATATTATACTTCTGACCCGGATTTAGCTACCTTTGACTCCAATCAATACGGTTTTGGAGTAAATTACACCGATATCTTTACGGGTGCCAAAATCTGGAAATTTGGATTGAAACACGTCGATTTCAGGTTCAATCATTATCAAAGAAGCGATAATTTAACCGCCAACATTGCTACCATTGGATTCAAGTTTGTAATGCAATAA
- a CDS encoding response regulator transcription factor: MKILIVEDEIGIANFLKQGLEEEGYSILVANDGKTGLELALSQKVNIILLDWILPQMTGIEVCQSIRKTDTTTPIIFLTAKDTVQETIEGLKAGANDYIKKPFSFDELVERIKIHFRNQTEPEMLKLGPIDINLAKHLVFVDGNEVSLTQREFELLCYLVRNKGKVCTRIQIIEDVWDIHFEYDTGVIDVFMNAIRKKLNLNKEEELIKTIRGVGYIANDLN, translated from the coding sequence ATGAAAATTCTAATAGTTGAAGACGAAATAGGGATTGCCAATTTTCTCAAACAAGGTTTGGAAGAGGAGGGATATTCCATTTTGGTTGCCAATGATGGAAAAACCGGGCTTGAATTGGCTTTAAGCCAAAAAGTAAACATCATTCTCCTGGATTGGATTTTGCCACAAATGACCGGAATTGAAGTTTGTCAATCCATTCGAAAAACAGATACCACAACTCCCATTATTTTCTTGACCGCCAAAGACACCGTTCAAGAAACTATAGAAGGTCTTAAAGCGGGCGCCAATGATTACATCAAAAAACCATTTAGTTTTGATGAATTGGTGGAACGCATAAAAATACATTTCAGGAATCAAACCGAGCCGGAAATGTTGAAATTAGGTCCAATTGATATTAATCTTGCCAAACATCTTGTTTTTGTTGACGGAAATGAAGTCAGTTTGACCCAGCGTGAATTTGAATTGCTCTGCTATTTGGTTCGCAATAAAGGAAAAGTCTGCACCCGAATCCAAATTATTGAAGATGTTTGGGACATTCATTTTGAATACGATACCGGGGTTATTGACGTTTTCATGAATGCCATTCGCAAAAAACTCAATCTCAACAAAGAGGAAGAACTCATTAAAACCATTCGTGGAGTTGGCTATATTGCCAACGATTTAAACTAA